The following coding sequences lie in one Alloacidobacterium dinghuense genomic window:
- a CDS encoding N-6 DNA methylase — MRKRSSSRRSSKEAPFFPGMLTPKEAFRHIRNYLAGQHVGATRDDALLDEVLKCLFCKLYIESSTAPEIPANLDVMEKSKRVRQVFAKVRSDFPDIYDTDTEIMLDPNAVSMILSECDFSLFDAASDPIGDAFEVFVGSESRSRAGQFFTPRPVSDFLARALNPQPGETVIDPACGAGGFLTSVTRHFIAQGVPTNELEAITSKTIYGIDKDAYLVKLAKLHVALMTKGHPHAIFADSLALSNGESSIKKRLPKDGFDVLLTNPPFGVHIVAANPDVLRTFELAKKWKHDMHSNKWLPTNILQMQVPPQVLFVERCLSLLKEGGRLGMVLPESILSNKSYRHVMEFLFQHADIQAVIGMPESLFKTSGKGGTHTKTCLLIAQKQTQRQSAKVFMAEAKWCGHDSRARAIPHNDLPAISDNFELHKQHKRFEESALGFVLNKTEVRSNVLCPRYYDPQITIELKSLTETHTLVSFKELATDGVLSVTTGDELGKLAYGTGTIPFIRTSDISNWELKADPKHGVDRNLFETFKRKQDVRAGDILLVKDGTYLVGTCAIISEADTEIIYQSHLFKIRVNANRLGLDPYLLLAILSSPIVQRQVKAKQFTQDIIDSLGERLYELVIPIPKSPELRREVGEKVRKAVKLRIEARELSKEARARVHGCAVLDEV; from the coding sequence ATGCGCAAGCGATCATCGTCAAGAAGAAGCAGTAAAGAGGCGCCGTTCTTTCCGGGCATGCTCACCCCGAAAGAAGCCTTTCGGCATATCCGCAACTATCTTGCTGGCCAGCATGTCGGAGCCACCCGTGACGATGCGTTGCTCGACGAAGTTCTGAAATGCCTGTTCTGCAAGCTATATATCGAGAGTTCCACCGCCCCGGAGATCCCCGCCAATCTCGACGTAATGGAGAAAAGCAAGCGAGTTCGCCAGGTCTTTGCCAAGGTGCGCTCCGATTTTCCAGACATCTACGATACAGACACCGAAATCATGCTTGATCCGAACGCGGTGAGCATGATCCTTAGTGAGTGCGACTTCTCGCTATTCGACGCAGCGAGCGACCCCATCGGAGACGCATTCGAAGTCTTCGTGGGGTCTGAATCTCGAAGCCGCGCGGGTCAATTCTTCACTCCACGCCCAGTGAGCGATTTTCTCGCTCGTGCCTTAAATCCACAGCCCGGGGAGACAGTCATCGATCCCGCGTGCGGCGCCGGTGGCTTCCTGACGTCCGTCACTCGCCATTTCATCGCCCAGGGCGTTCCAACGAACGAACTGGAAGCGATCACTTCGAAGACGATCTACGGCATCGACAAAGATGCCTACCTGGTCAAGCTCGCAAAGCTTCATGTCGCGCTGATGACGAAAGGTCACCCGCACGCGATCTTCGCCGACAGCTTAGCGCTTTCGAACGGCGAAAGTTCGATCAAGAAGAGACTACCGAAGGACGGATTCGACGTGCTTCTCACCAATCCTCCCTTCGGCGTGCATATCGTTGCGGCGAACCCGGACGTGCTGAGGACGTTCGAATTGGCGAAGAAATGGAAGCACGACATGCACTCAAATAAATGGCTTCCGACGAACATCCTTCAGATGCAAGTTCCTCCTCAAGTCCTTTTCGTGGAGCGTTGTCTTTCGCTTCTCAAGGAAGGCGGACGCCTCGGAATGGTACTCCCGGAAAGCATCCTGTCGAACAAGTCTTACCGGCATGTGATGGAGTTTCTCTTCCAGCACGCCGACATACAGGCAGTCATTGGAATGCCGGAGTCTCTCTTCAAGACATCGGGGAAGGGCGGCACGCACACTAAAACATGCTTGCTCATTGCGCAGAAGCAGACCCAGAGACAATCGGCCAAGGTGTTCATGGCCGAGGCCAAATGGTGCGGCCATGATTCCCGTGCACGGGCGATTCCGCACAACGACCTTCCCGCGATCTCCGACAACTTCGAGCTACACAAGCAGCACAAGCGCTTCGAAGAATCGGCACTGGGCTTCGTCCTCAACAAGACCGAGGTACGTTCGAACGTCCTCTGTCCGCGCTATTACGATCCGCAAATCACCATTGAACTGAAAAGCCTCACGGAGACACACACTCTTGTTTCCTTCAAGGAACTCGCCACCGACGGCGTGTTGTCAGTCACCACCGGCGACGAGTTAGGAAAGCTCGCCTACGGGACCGGAACGATCCCCTTCATCCGAACCTCGGACATAAGCAACTGGGAGCTAAAGGCCGACCCGAAGCACGGCGTGGACAGGAATCTCTTTGAGACGTTCAAGCGCAAGCAGGACGTCCGCGCGGGCGACATCCTACTTGTGAAGGACGGCACCTATCTCGTCGGCACCTGCGCCATCATCTCAGAAGCCGACACGGAGATCATCTATCAGAGTCACTTGTTCAAGATCCGCGTCAATGCGAACAGGCTTGGGCTGGATCCGTATTTGCTACTCGCGATCCTCAGTTCGCCAATCGTGCAGCGCCAGGTCAAGGCGAAGCAGTTCACACAGGACATCATCGACAGCCTGGGCGAACGTCTCTACGAGTTAGTCATTCCAATTCCGAAATCTCCGGAATTGCGACGCGAAGTAGGTGAGAAGGTCAGGAAGGCGGTAAAGCTGAGGATCGAAGCGCGCGAGCTCTCGAAAGAGGCACGCGCGCGTGTGCACGGGTGTGCTGTACTAGACGAGGTGTAG
- a CDS encoding tyrosine-type recombinase/integrase — translation MPLDPAVAQVLLDWQQRCPASAPGWLFANPATANPYHASEICKNHIRPAGEKLGLERIGWHTFRHTYCTLLDETGAPMKVQQELMRHANIQTTMNVYGSAMLESKRTANSKVVRLVLAPSPQPGSEKGRMPAAPNVPFCSPVNGAISRNLFNLMVAGAGFEPATFGL, via the coding sequence ATCCCGCTCGACCCTGCTGTTGCTCAGGTCTTGCTCGACTGGCAGCAACGCTGTCCAGCAAGCGCGCCTGGTTGGCTGTTTGCAAACCCGGCAACTGCAAATCCATATCACGCGAGCGAGATTTGCAAGAACCATATACGGCCGGCGGGAGAAAAGCTGGGTCTCGAAAGGATCGGCTGGCATACGTTCCGCCACACCTATTGCACTCTTCTCGACGAAACTGGCGCGCCGATGAAGGTGCAACAGGAACTGATGCGGCACGCCAACATTCAGACCACGATGAATGTATACGGCTCTGCCATGTTGGAGAGCAAGCGAACCGCGAACAGCAAGGTCGTTCGCCTGGTTCTAGCTCCATCACCACAACCGGGAAGCGAAAAGGGCCGCATGCCTGCGGCCCCTAATGTTCCCTTTTGTTCCCCCGTTAACGGGGCAATCTCTCGTAACCTATTTAATCTAATGGTTGCGGGGGCTGGATTTGAACCAGCGACCTTTGGGTTATGA
- a CDS encoding arsenate reductase ArsC — translation MRTFIFACVHNAGRSQMSAAFFNQFADPGLARAISAGTHPAEHVHPVVVDAMREVGIDLSHAKPQKLTAELAQNAEMLITMGCGDECPYVPGLRRDDWPLPDPKGQGIESVRQTRDEIKRRVLHLLAQEQLPGVLVSG, via the coding sequence CCTGCGTTCACAATGCCGGTCGGTCACAGATGTCGGCAGCGTTCTTCAATCAATTTGCGGATCCGGGATTAGCGCGGGCCATTTCTGCAGGGACTCATCCGGCGGAACATGTGCATCCGGTAGTGGTCGACGCGATGCGTGAGGTTGGAATTGACTTGAGCCATGCCAAGCCACAGAAACTTACCGCGGAACTTGCGCAGAATGCTGAAATGCTGATCACGATGGGTTGCGGGGATGAGTGTCCCTATGTCCCTGGTCTTCGCCGGGATGACTGGCCGTTACCAGATCCCAAAGGACAGGGAATTGAATCCGTGCGGCAGACTCGTGATGAGATCAAGCGGCGAGTTTTACATCTATTGGCTCAGGAGCAGCTACCCGGCGTGTTAGTTTCTGGTTAA